ATAATAATCTTTCGTCTATTTACCACAAACAATTTCTGGTTTTCAAGAAAACCGAAGTAAAAGAGCTCTAAATAACCTGTTATATAAAAAGGACAGGATAGGACAGTTGGCCTTTCTATTTTTGGTAATTTACCATGATCAACTAATTGTTCCCTTTTGGAAATAAAGGACTGATTTATATGCTTAAACTCAAAAAACCTATTTGCTTCTTTCTATTTATTGCCGTCTTCTCTTTGACTAATAAGATGGCCTTTAGCCAAGACCTCTGGCCAGATGGCACAGAAATATCCCCTTGGTTTCATGATTATACCAAAGTGAAATTAGAGGATTTAGGAAAGCAATATGTAATCACCCAACATGGAGTATTTGCGGATAGTACTCTTTTACAAACCCAAAAAATTCAGCGAATTATTGATGAAGCAAGTCTAAAAGGCGGAGGTGTCATCATCATTCCCAAAGGAACATTTTTGAGCGGAGCACTTTTTTTTAAACCCAATACGCATCTTTATTTAGAAGAAGGGTCCGTTTTAAAAGGTTCCGATGATATTTCTAATTATCCCAAAATCCCATCGAGGATGGAAGGACAAAATCTGGACTATTTTGCTGCATTAGTAAATGCTTACGGTGTGAATGGCTTTACTATTTCTGGAAAAGGTACCATCAATGGGAATGGGCTGAAATTTTGGGAGGCGTTTTGGCAGCGAAGAAAAGAGGATCCAAATTGTACAAATTTGGAGGTTTCGCGTCCCAGATTGGTATTTATCTGGAAAAGTAATGATGTACAACTTCAGGATGTAAAATTGATTAATGCTGGATTTTGGAGCAGCCATTATTATCAAAGCAAAAACATAAAAATCCTTGACCTAACAATCACTTCCCCACACGAACCTGTAAAAGCTCCAAGTACGGATGCTATAGATCTAGATGTGGTTTCCAATGTTTTGATAAAAGGCTGTTATTTAGCCGTGAATGACGATGCCATAGCGCTAAAAGGTGGTAAAGGTCCTTGGGCTGATGAAGACCCCAACAATGGAGAGAATACGCATATTTTAATTGAAGACAGTGAATTTGGCTTTTGCCATTCTGCTTTGACGAATGGTAGCGAATCTATTCACAATAAAAATGTGATCATGAGAAATGTCAAGGTCCAAGATGCAGTTCGACTTCTATGGCTTAAAATGCGCCCGGATACTCCTCAAAATTATGAATATATCACGGTAGAAAATATCACTGGCCAAGCCAGAAGTTTTATCTATGTAAAACCATGGACACAGTTTTTTGACCTAAAGGGAAGGGAAGAGGTCCCTATTTCCTACTCAAACCATATCACAATGAAAAATATCGATTTGGAGTGCAAGATATTTTTTGACGTGGCTATCACCGAACACGACAGAGTATCCAATTTCAAATTTGAAAACTTAACAATTCAGGCCGAGGACCCCAGTTTTGATGCAGGATTTGTTGATGGATTCGAACTTAAAAACGTAAAAGTAAACGGAAAGCTTATTGAATAGACTTTTCTTTATTTACTTGTAATAAAGGAGGTTGTGGATAAATTTCATCTTTTCGATTACCAGTGGACTTACTACAAATGGGTAGGCATCTGGAGTACCCATGGACCGGTTAAGACTATTAATCGCAAATGATAAAGGTGCCCAGCTGTTAAAAATCTTCTGAAAATCCTGTTCTTCATATGGGTCAAATCCGAAAGACCCTTTGACACTTTTTTCCTGGACTTTTGGATCTACTGAAAACCCAAAATAATAAGCAGTTTCGGCCATGTCCATGATATGTAGGTAATGAGCCCAAGTCTCCGCCCAATCTTCCCATGGATGAGAAGTAGCATATTCACTGATAAAACTTTCCTGCCAATTCATCGCTGTATTTCCTTGGTAATAATCATTGAGAGACTGCTGATAGTCTTTACGTTCATCACCAAACAGATTTCTAAAATTCTTCAGTTTTTCAAAGTCATTAGCGACCAGTCGATCCCAAAAATAATGACCCACTTCATGACGAAAATGCCCTATTACCGTTCGGTAAGGCTCAGAAAGCTGTTTGCGCATTTGCTCACGTTTGACAGGGTCTGCCTCAGAAAGCAAGATGGTAATCACACCATCTGCATGGCCAGTCATTTTATTGACCTGATTTCCATGTTTGGCTACAAAATCAAAGCATAACCCATTGACATCATCCATTTTAGAATGAAGAACTAAGCCTAAACGATCCAGTTGATACACCAGACGATGCTTGGAAACTTCTAATCTCTGCCATTTATTAAAATTCTCATGATCAGAAAGGTCTGGAATCATCCGATTGAGTTTACAGGCATGGCAAAAACCATCAGAGTTTTCACCTTTAATCAACCAGTTACAAACTCCATACTGATGATTTTTACAGAACTTAAATTCCGTATGATCACGATCTGAGGTCAGGGAATCCCTTTTTTGGTCAAATGTTTTTAGTTTAAATTCCTCAGGAGCATAGCCAATCAAATGGCCACAATTCCCGCAACTCTGATTCTCAAAATAAAGAGGTTGCTCACAGTTTCCACATTCAAAAATCTTCATAATCAAGGCATTATTTCAAAGAATAGATACAAAAGGTATGCAATAAAAGGACATGATTTCTCACATAGGGTTAACTAAAAACATACTTCCAAAAAGTCTGGGGATTTCAAAAGCTGGTCCATCAAATAAACTTTGGCATTCGAAAAATTATTAAAATTTTAAGTGCTTATCATTCAATGTTTTACAGATTTTCAAAATTAAATTTTTAAATTCCTTTTATGATAAACCATTTAACCCATTTTTCAGATGAAAAAACTTGTTGCAGAATTTATTGGAACCCTATGGCTGGTCCTAGGGGGATGTGGTAGTGCCGTTTTGGCGGCTGGTTTCCCCGAATTGGGAATTGGATTTGTAGGCGTGGCATTCGCATTTGGATTGACAGTTTTAACCATGGCCTATGCAATCGGACACATTTCGGGCTGTCACTTAAACCCGGCAGTAACGCTTGGCCTTTGGGCAGGAGGAAGGTTTGAAAGCAAAGAAGTAGTAGGCTATATCATCGCACAGGTGCTGGGAGGTATCGCAGGAGCTGCTATTTTATATATCATTGCCACAGGAAAAGCTGGGGTGGATATTGGTGGTTTTGCTTCCAATGGTTATGGAGAAGCATCTCCGGGAGGATATGGTCTCGTATCCGCATTAACAACGGAAGTGGTCATGACTTTTATGTTTTTGATTATCATTTTAGGATCAACACATTCCAAAGCACCCGCAGGTTTTGCAGGAATTGCCATCGGACTTGGCTTAGTATTAATCCACTTGATAAGCATTCCTGTGACCAATACTTCTGTTAATCCAGCAAGAAGTACCTCACAGGCGATTTTCGCTGGAGGCATCTATTTACAACAGTTATGGCTTTTTTGGATAGCACCTATTATAGGCGCAGTTTTGGCAGGGATTTTATACAAATTTTTATCTCCCACAGAATGAATTTCCAAAAAAAATTAAATCTTTGCTATTAGAAATATTTTAATGTCACTTAACCTTTATTAAAATGAAATATATTAAGATTTTATTTCTGGTTGCATTTTTTGGCTGTGCAGCTAGTTTAGAAAGTAATGCACAAGAATTAGGTATCAGATTTGGTCAATTTGGTGGTAACAATGTAGCCGTTGATGCTGTTTTTTCAGTAGGCCAGTTTAGTAGAGTTCATGCTGACGTGAGTTTCGGTGATGGAGTAGGAGTTGATGCTCTATGGGACTTTATTTATAGACCGGTTGGCTCAAGTGACTTTAATTGGTATGTTGGAGCAGGTCCATCTATAATTATAAATGATCCATTCTCTTTGGCAGCAGCTGGCGAAATAGGGATTGAATACGCATTTGCTGATGTACCAATAGTGATTGGTGCAGATTGGAGACCTACTTTCCGTATTGTGGAAAACACCGATTTTTTTGCAGATGTATTTGGACTCAACGTACGATGGAGATTTGGAAAAGTAGAGTAAGATCTACTTCTAAACATAAAAAAGCCGTTTCTACTCAAGAAACGGCTTTTTTTATGAGCAATAATTAGTCTAAAACTCTACAATAATTCCTACAGTGGGAAGAATTGTTCCTGCTGTATTGGAAATGTATTTCAATTGATATCTCGAAGGATCTGTGGGATCTACTTGAATTGTTCCTTGGGCATCCCTGACTGGAACCAATAAAGGTGGCTGCTCCGCCTCATAGTTGTAAACGTTTTGAATGTCTACATACCAGTTTAGGTTCCACTTAGGGAAATAGTACTTTTTATCAATTCTCAAGTCTAGTTGGTGAAATGCATCTAATCGAATAGCATTAATTTGAGTATAGTCCAATACGGGTTGACCACGTAAATCCCAATTGCTTATCAAAGATGATTCATCCTCGTCATAGGGTGTATATGGAGTTCCGCCAAGATACCTCCAGCGAGCACCGATTTCCCAATCTTTACTAAACCTCTTTCCCGCAGTTAGACTCACAATCACTTTGTTATCCCAAGAGGATGGAATATAGCCTTCCGTATTGGGATTGGTAAATTCACTTCTGACCAAAGTCAGTGAAGCAATACCATAAAAATTCTGAAAAAGCCTCTGTTGGGCTAAAAACTCCAGTCCATATGCTTTTCCTTTTGCATTGGAAACCACCGGCTCATTTCCAATCACCCCAAAATCAGCTCCTAAATTGGCCAAGGCGATTCCATTTCTAACTGAGGAAGGGTATTTGTCATATCTTTTATAGAATCCTTCTAGCGTGAATCGTCGGTTTTTTTCAGGGACTAAGAATTCAAGACCCGCAATCAGCTGTTTATTTTGGATAAACCTGACATCATTTGCCTGGTTGACCAACTCTCCTTCATTATTCTGGTATCCCAGAACCGTATAGGGAGGTTTCTGATAATAAACTCCAGCATTGGCTGTAGCAAATAAATTTGGTTTTAATTGATAAGATAAAGAAACCCTTGGGCTTATCTGATTCAAAGGATTTTGAGCGGTTTCTCCAAAATCTGCCCCATCCATTCTAATTCCACCAGATAATAAAAGTCGTTCTTGAAAGACATATCTGGAAGCTGAAATAAAGGCTCCATATTTATTGTAGTTGGAAGTAGATTCTACTTCAATCACCTCAGAAGAATTGGCTAAAGTGGATCGGTCATAATTATTGATATAATACCTTGCGTATTCATAATTGAACCCATATTTCAAGGTGTATTCATCCCCAAAAATGCTGTTTTCCGCACGAAACTTATTTTCTGACTCTTGAGAGATATATCGATAGAGGAGGTTAGATTCTGGAGTCTCTTCATTTCTAAAGTATTTTTCAGCCTCATTGTTGAGCATATTTCTACTCAAAACAAAGGTCCAAAAGCCATTTTCACGATACCGCTTTAATTTAAGTCCGGTGGTATAATTCCATTGCTTTTGAACGGGCAATACATCCAATAAATACAAGCGGTTTTCAAGTTCTTCTCCAGTTTCATCTTCTGGGATTTCCTCATTAAGGACAAATTTATCAATCGCACCTACACCGATAAAAGTCAACTCAGTCTTCTCATTCAATTTCGTCGTAGTCTTTAACTGGAAATCGTTGAAGGTAGGTAAAAATGGAAGACCCAAAATCTTAAACAACCCTTGTAAATAGGACCTTCTTGCAGAAAGTGAATAAGTGGTATTTTCTCCTAGTGGTCCATTGTTAGATAACGTCAACTCTGATGCTCCCAAAGTCATCTGGGTTTGCATAGCTTCTCGGTTTCCTTCTTTCAATTGAATTTCAAAGAAGGAGCTCATCGCATCCATTCTATTCGCCGGGAAACCCCCGGTGATTAGGTCTACGTTTTTGATCAAATTTACATTGAGAATACCCACTGGACCTCCAGATGAACCCTGCGTGGCAAAATGATTGATCACCGGTACTTCTATTTCATCCACATAGAATTTATTCTCATTGGGAGCACCTCCACGAATCAAAATATCATTTCTAAAACTAGGGGTACTTGCTACTCCAGGCATGGATTGGATAACTTGGGAAATATCCCTATTTCCTCCAGGGTACCGTTCAATTTCATTACTGTTTAATCTCCTGACAGAAAGAGGCGTTTCTTCAGATCTTGAAAACTCAGAGGAAACGACCACTTCATTCAGTTCAGAAGCATCCTCTTCCAATTCAAAATCAAGCTGAGTTGCTCTAGCAAGAGTTACTTTGATTTCATATTGTGTCTGCGGTTTAAAACCAACAAAACTTGCCCGCACATTGTAAAGGCCCGGCTTCAAATCCATTATTTCATAAGAACCTTCTTCATCAGAAATAGCTCCTGTCTCCGTTCCTAACACTAGAATGTTAGCATATGCTACGGGCTCTCCATTGACAGGATTGGTAATTTTACCGCGGATCACTCCCTGCGAAAACGCAGAAAACGAAACAAAGAATAGAAGAAATAATAAGTTGGGTGCTTTCATAATTCAATAACTCAAAAACATAAGCGCTTTTGATCGAAATAGTTTCGGAAGAACTAAATTTTATTCAAGGTTTTTTCTTTTTCCTTCCACAATCTCCACCAGGGTGTTCCAGGAGAATCATGGTGTTCATAGTGATATCCAAAAAAATAACAGGAGAGAAATGCCCACAGATGATTCTTTGATTGAGTGGTAGAATGATGCTTATTTTCACTCTCTCCTTTATGTGGCACGTAAGTCCCAAAATAAAAGAGTTGGAATGTGGATAACACAGCTGGAAGCATCCAAAAAATTATTAAGTTATCCACATTGATCACTAATTTCAAGAGATTAAAGGTGATTGCCATCAGTACAATCTGCCAAATATTGACGTATTGCTTGATAAAACTAATGTACCAAAGAAAGAAGTTATCGGAATGATGGTAATCGGGGTCTCGATCCGTTGCGACAAACCGATGATGTTCATGGTGTTTCCCATAAAGCCTTCCGTAAAAATTATAAGAAAAAAGAAGCGCGGAAAATGTTCCAATCGCCTTGTTCAATTTCTTATTAGAGGAAACCAAACCATGCATGGCATCATGAGCTGTGATAAATAGTCCTGTATACAAATGCATTTGGATAATTACTCCCAGATAAACCCATGGCTTTGCCCAATCAATTTCATATCCGAGCCAAAATATTAATGAGGAAAACCATAGACATATGATGGCAAAAGCGATCATAAGACCTTTTGGGTCTATACTTTTGGTACCTACCTGAGCACTTTTACTGGACATACTCTCAATCACGTTGATTTATTTCAGAGAGTCAAGAGTTTATTTTTAACTTCTTCCATTAACCACATGGGTGTAGAGGTTGCCCCACAAATACCCACCGTATCATTTTCATCAAACCATGAGGGATCTATTTGGTCTGGGTTGGGAACAAAATATGTATTTGGGTTTTTATCCTTGCATACTTGGTAGAGCACTTTTCCATTAGATGATTTGGTGCCGCTCACAAAAACAATTTTATCGTAATTCAAGGCGAAGGCTTTCAATTCCTTGTCCCGATTTGAAACTTGCCTACAAATCGTGTCATTGGTATTCACCTCAATGCCATTTTCCTTTAAAACTTGATTGATCTCGTAGAAGCTATTGGTGCTTTTGGTTGTCTGGCTATAAAGGGTAAGTTTTTTAGGAAGCGTTTGTAGGTCCAATTCAGAAATATCCTGAAAAACAACGGCCTTATTCTGGGTTTGACCCATTAAGCCAACCACTTCAGCATGTCCTTTTTTCCCATAAATATAAATTGCCTCCTCTTTGTCATAAGAGTTTTTGATTCTATTCTGAAGCTTTAATACCACAGGGCAACTCGCATCTATTAAAGTGAGGTTGTTTTGAATGGCAAGCTTGTAGGTAGCTGGCGGTTCGCCATGAGCTCTAATCAACACTTTCTCATTAGAAAGCCCCTGAAGTTCATCATGATTGATGATCCTCAAACCCTTCTTGGTCAAGCGATTGACTTCCTCATCATTGTGCACGATATCCCCTAGACAATAAAGATGTCCCTCCTCATCCAGAATATCTTCTGCCATCTCGATAGCATACACAACACCAAAGCAAAAGCCAGAATGATCGTCGATATGAACCTTCAAGTTTTTCATAAAATATTAACTTTTAGAGGGTTTAAATGTTTTCGTTTTCCTAAACCATTCAAAAAAAGAAATATTCATTAGTAATAAACTCATGGAATAAATGGTGTCTTCTACGGGAACTGAACCTATGCGAATGCCCAGATTTTCGGAGTTATTATATATCACCACGGGTTCCTCAGTAAAACCACCCGTCAGGATACCATTGCAAAGCAAAAAGGGAATCAAATGAACGAGATAGGCAAAGAGAAATTTACCTAAAAACCGATCGTTGAAAATCAGAAAGTGAATCAATAATACCATTGCCCCTACTAGGAAATTGACAGAAGTATACCATAAATCAAGATGCATAAGTGCCAATCCGATCAACAATGGGATCATCACATATAAAAACGGTTTTCCAAAGTTTCTTAGTGGGTCTTTTGGGAAGAAGTAAATCAAGACCTCATAAATAAACACGCAAGCAAAGGGTACTGTCAAGAAAAACAGCCATTCCTCCAAGGGTAATTGGAAAATGTAAATGCCTAATAAATACCTTGGGTTAAATTCCCAGACTCCCATCCTCGTAAACAAGTGATCCCAAATAAGAAAAAATGCTCCTGTCAAAAATATGGCAGGAAACAAGGCTTTCCACTTGGATGAAAACTTGATTTTAGGTTCGAATGACCTTACCAGAGGGAAAGATATAGTGAAAAGATTAAGCCCTAGGTATAGATATTTTTCCATCTTAGGTTATCCCCAATTTATTTCCAAAATAGGTTGAAACCAGTAATGAGAACTTTTTTGAGTTCGGAATTCTGATTCTCTTTTGGGTGATAGTTTCCGGCGGCAAGCCTTTAATCTTATTGAAGAGTTTTTGGTAATATAGATAAGCCATATTAACCCCAAACTTCGCCCCTTGGGGTAATTGCTGAATCCCAATGAGCGCTTCGTCAAAATCATCCTGAATATCTTCCTCAATCTGCTTTTTGATGATTTTGTCAAAATGATTGAAATCTACTCCTGGAAAATAAACACGACCTCTTTCTTCATAATCACTTTTGATATCTCTCAGAAAGTTCACCTTCTGAAATGCGGACCCCAGTTTACAGGCAGAGCTTTTTAGCTTATCATAAATAGCCTGATCCCCTTCACAAAACACTTTCAGACACATGAGTCCTACCACTTCTGCTGATCCGTAGATATATTCCTGATATTTTGAATCATCATAAGTGGTGTAGTCCAAATCCATTTCCATACTATGTAAAAATGCCTCGATCAGATTTTTATCAATTTTATATTGATTAACCACTTTCTGAAAGGAGTTTAAAACTGGATTTAGACTTATTTTTTGATCAATTGCATGGTATGCATCTTTCTTAAAACTCGATAACAAAGATTCTTTGTCCTGACCATGAAAGGTATCTACAATCTCATCTGCATACCGCACAAACCCATAAATAGCATAAATGGGCATATGAAATTTCTGATCCAAGGTTTTAATCCCGAGGGTAAAACTCGTACTATAGCGCTGTGTAATCAGCTTACTACATTCAAAACTCGTCTGATCGAAAAGTTCTCTCTGGTTCATTGGGTTAAGGTCTTATCAAATTTTTTTGAAAACTCCTTCATTACTTCATTTGCTACCACCTGTCCGGATATCAATGAAGGGGGAACTCCGGGCCCTGGAACTGTTAACTGACCTGTATAATACAAGTTAGAAACCTTTTTGTTTTTTAAAGAAGGTTTTAGAATTGCTGTTTGCAATAATGTATTGGCCAAACCATAGGCATTGCCCTTAAAGGCATGGTAATCTGATTTGAAATCACTATGTGCATAGGACCTTTTATAAACAACATGTGATCGTATCTCTTGTTTGGAATGATGCTCCAGACGATCCATGATCATTTGATAATATTTCTCTCTAGTCTCTTCCGAATCTTCTAAATCTGGTGCCAATGGGATCAATAGAAATAAATTTTCCTTTCCTTTCGGTGCCACTGTTGAATCCGTCAATGAAGGAACGCATGCATAGAAAAGCGGCTTTTCTGGCCATCTGGGGTGTTTATAAATAGCATCTGCATGAGGCTCCAATGGTTCATCAAAAAACAGATTATGATGATTGAGGTTCTCTAATTTCTTATCAACTCCTAAATAGAATAAGAGACAAGAAGGCGCCAAAACTCTTTTATCCCAATATTCCTCACTGTAATTACTGTAATTTGGGTTGACAAGATGCTTATCTACATGATGATAATCTGCGCCGGCTACTACAACGTCAGCGGGAATTCTTTCTCCATTGATCAATCTTACTCCTGTCGCCTGTGCATTATCTATTTCTATTTCTTCTACCTCAGCTTCGTATTGAATCCTAACACCTTTTTCCTCAGCTAAACTTACCATTGCCTGAATAATCTCATGCATTCCCTTCTTGGGATACCATGTCCCAAGGGCAATGTCTGCGTAGTTCATCAAACTGTAAAGTGCAGGAATGTTTTCTGCTGTTTCACCGAGAAACAGTACTGGAAACTCCATTAATCGGATGATTTTCTCCGATTTAAAAAATTTACGAACATGTTTAGACATGGATTGAAAAACATCCATTCTCAAGATATCCTTTAATAAAGAAGGCGAAGTAAATTCAAAAAGGGATCGACTAGGTTTAGTAACCAAATCATGGATTCCTACTTGATATTTGTAAGCAGCTTGTTGTAGAAACTCATCCAACTGAACCCCAGCACCTGGCTCAATATTTTCCAGCATCTTTTTGAATTCTTCCAAGTTTGCTGGAATTTCCCAAACCTCATTTTCTCCGAAAACAACAGCATAGGATGGGTCTAATCGAATCAGGTCATAATAGTCAGATGGTTTTTTCCCAAAGGCCGCAAAATATTTTTCAAATACGTCTGGCATCCAATACCAGCTTGGTCCCATGTCAAACACAAAACCTTCGTGTTCAAATTTCCTGGCTCTTCCACCGGGGTTTGCATTTTTTTCTACGAGTGTCACCTTGTAGCCACCTGCAGCTAAATGCGTAGCCGCAGAAAGTCCGGCAAAGCCCGAACCGATCACTACGGCATGGTTTCCTGTCATTTAATTAATTTTTATGCTTGTAAACTATCAAGTCTTCCTTCAAAATTTTTCGAGCGATATGAATTCTATTCTTTACAGTACCTATTGGAATCTGTAAATCATCTGCAATCTCATAGTATTTAAATCCTTTGAAATGCATTAGAAAAGGCACTTTATAAACATCATCCAACTTCCCAATAGATTCATGAATGTCCTCCATTGCCAAATTGCCATAAACACCGTTTTGGATTTCAGTGCTACTGGAATTAAGATAGTGCAAATTATCTGTAGTATCTACAAAAGTCGCCCTTCTTACCATTTTTTGATAGTTGGTAATAAAGGTGTTTTTCATGATGGTATATAACCAAGCTTTTAAGTTTGTCCCTTCAGAAAACTTATCCTTATTGGTGTAAGCCTTCACCATCGTATCCTGAAGTAAATCATTTGCATCATCCATATCCCTTGTCAATTTCAGAGCGAAGGGCTTCAAACTTCCTGAAAGCTTGTTTAATGAGTAGCTGAATTCTAGAGTCGTCATCGGAGTTTATTTTTTGTTTAATTAAAAGTAGAATATATTAAACAAAGGAACAAGCTTTTGTTTAACTTTTTTTATTATTCATTAAACATTTATTGTCTAAAAATTTAATAAATGGCTATTATGAGCTGTAAGGGCATAAAAAAAGCATTTCCGAAGAAATGCTTTTGTTTAATCTTTTTTTATAAACTATAAACTATTTTTCTATTGGTACTTGTTCTAAGCTTTCCAATTGTGCTTTTAAATCATTAATGTTATGCAAAAGGTGCACATTAGGACTAAAGGTATATTCCTTATCCAAGATCTGAATTCCCGAGACCAAGAGCGTTGCCTCATTAAATTTCCTTGCCAATTTCTCCACATAGTTATTAGCCTGATCACCAACAGGCACTGAAGTTACAACTGTCAACAAAAATTCTGGAGCATGTAATTCATATACAGCGTCTAAATCCTTCTTAGGAGTGCTTTGCCCTAAATAAATGACTTTATGCCCTTTACTTTTGATCAGGTAGGTAGCAAAAAGTAAGGAAATTTCATGGAGCTCCCCTTCCGGCAAAAACAACATGAACTTCTTTCCGTCCGAACTTGGAACCTGACCATCAATAGCCACAATCAGTTTTTGTCTAACCAAGTTGGATATAAAATGCTCTTGTGCTGGATTGATAGCTCCCGTCTGCCAAAGTACTCCGATCTTAGTCAGAAAGGGGTAAATGACATGAAGCATGGTTTGCTCAAAACCCAGCTTAATAATATTGGTGGTGAGAATTTTTTCAAATTTCTCCTCATCCATCTCAATCATGCAGATAGTTAAGGAATGGATCTGATCATCATGCATCAGCGATCTATCTGTCAACTTGATCACTTCTTCACTGATACACTCGGGAGTCATGGAAGCTATTTTACTGATTTTATGGCCTTTCTCATTAAGTAAAGCCACGTTCAAAATCAGTTTCAAATCCGCTTCATCGTAATATCTAATATTAGTGTCTGTCCGTTTAGGGCATAAAAGATTATAGCGCTGTTCCCATATACGCAATGTATGAGCCTTTATCCCCGATAAATTCTCCAAATCTTTAATTAAATATCTGCTCACTTTTCCTCTTCTTTAAAATATTCCTTCGGCACTACAAACAACCCAAACGACACTGCATCGTCC
Above is a window of Algoriphagus machipongonensis DNA encoding:
- a CDS encoding MerR family transcriptional regulator, translating into MSRYLIKDLENLSGIKAHTLRIWEQRYNLLCPKRTDTNIRYYDEADLKLILNVALLNEKGHKISKIASMTPECISEEVIKLTDRSLMHDDQIHSLTICMIEMDEEKFEKILTTNIIKLGFEQTMLHVIYPFLTKIGVLWQTGAINPAQEHFISNLVRQKLIVAIDGQVPSSDGKKFMLFLPEGELHEISLLFATYLIKSKGHKVIYLGQSTPKKDLDAVYELHAPEFLLTVVTSVPVGDQANNYVEKLARKFNEATLLVSGIQILDKEYTFSPNVHLLHNINDLKAQLESLEQVPIEK
- a CDS encoding phytoene/squalene synthase family protein, which produces MNQRELFDQTSFECSKLITQRYSTSFTLGIKTLDQKFHMPIYAIYGFVRYADEIVDTFHGQDKESLLSSFKKDAYHAIDQKISLNPVLNSFQKVVNQYKIDKNLIEAFLHSMEMDLDYTTYDDSKYQEYIYGSAEVVGLMCLKVFCEGDQAIYDKLKSSACKLGSAFQKVNFLRDIKSDYEERGRVYFPGVDFNHFDKIIKKQIEEDIQDDFDEALIGIQQLPQGAKFGVNMAYLYYQKLFNKIKGLPPETITQKRIRIPNSKKFSLLVSTYFGNKLGIT
- a CDS encoding phytoene desaturase family protein; this encodes MTGNHAVVIGSGFAGLSAATHLAAGGYKVTLVEKNANPGGRARKFEHEGFVFDMGPSWYWMPDVFEKYFAAFGKKPSDYYDLIRLDPSYAVVFGENEVWEIPANLEEFKKMLENIEPGAGVQLDEFLQQAAYKYQVGIHDLVTKPSRSLFEFTSPSLLKDILRMDVFQSMSKHVRKFFKSEKIIRLMEFPVLFLGETAENIPALYSLMNYADIALGTWYPKKGMHEIIQAMVSLAEEKGVRIQYEAEVEEIEIDNAQATGVRLINGERIPADVVVAGADYHHVDKHLVNPNYSNYSEEYWDKRVLAPSCLLFYLGVDKKLENLNHHNLFFDEPLEPHADAIYKHPRWPEKPLFYACVPSLTDSTVAPKGKENLFLLIPLAPDLEDSEETREKYYQMIMDRLEHHSKQEIRSHVVYKRSYAHSDFKSDYHAFKGNAYGLANTLLQTAILKPSLKNKKVSNLYYTGQLTVPGPGVPPSLISGQVVANEVMKEFSKKFDKTLTQ
- a CDS encoding RNA polymerase sigma factor, translating into MTTLEFSYSLNKLSGSLKPFALKLTRDMDDANDLLQDTMVKAYTNKDKFSEGTNLKAWLYTIMKNTFITNYQKMVRRATFVDTTDNLHYLNSSSTEIQNGVYGNLAMEDIHESIGKLDDVYKVPFLMHFKGFKYYEIADDLQIPIGTVKNRIHIARKILKEDLIVYKHKN